In Synechocystis sp. PCC 6714, the following are encoded in one genomic region:
- a CDS encoding rhomboid family intramembrane serine protease → MSQSTKTPLRATLQNQFSIIVSFLAIFWLLEILDAFVFQGSLDQFGIYPRSLEGLRGILFAPFLHADFGHLIANSVPFVVLAWLVMLQEVSDFWIVTIITMAVGGLGVWLIAPPNTVTVGASILIFGYLGFLLLRGWFQKNLASIVLSIVVLVLYGSALWGLLPGRPGVSWQGHLFGFIGGAIAAWLIAREKHYYGKN, encoded by the coding sequence ATGAGTCAAAGTACCAAAACTCCCTTGCGGGCCACCCTACAAAATCAGTTCTCGATTATTGTCAGTTTTCTAGCCATTTTTTGGCTATTGGAAATTTTGGATGCATTTGTTTTTCAGGGCAGTTTGGACCAATTCGGCATTTATCCCCGCTCCCTAGAAGGTCTGAGGGGAATCTTGTTTGCCCCCTTTCTCCATGCCGACTTCGGCCATTTAATCGCCAACAGCGTTCCCTTTGTTGTTCTAGCTTGGTTGGTGATGCTCCAGGAAGTAAGCGATTTTTGGATTGTAACCATTATTACCATGGCGGTGGGAGGCCTAGGGGTTTGGCTCATTGCGCCCCCTAACACTGTCACCGTTGGGGCCAGCATTTTGATTTTTGGTTACCTGGGATTTTTATTATTGCGGGGTTGGTTCCAAAAAAATCTCGCTTCCATTGTTCTTTCCATCGTTGTCTTAGTTCTCTACGGCAGTGCTCTCTGGGGCTTACTTCCCGGTCGGCCGGGGGTTTCTTGGCAGGGCCATTTATTCGGCTTCATTGGTGGGGCGATCGCCGCCTGGTTAATTGCCAGGGAAAAACACTACTACGGCAAAAATTAA
- a CDS encoding PP2C family protein-serine/threonine phosphatase produces MEPVTLGQRVLKPAVGLINRLHYPQKFALISVCFLLPLGLAIFLLLSEIQGQIQFAQLERQGLAYLNPLQQLQQTVLMQPLTSLGSAHWQTPMDQLDQAQARWGEQLATATDYGDLEQALATVGEIRKQETLEHILQAIAVLRAKVGNQSNLILDPDLDSYYLMEALLLKLPQIQTDLAHLGDIIATHRGSGLSPGEESQLLVIKAQLDQLRTSLVNNLGVAFSHNANEQLQPRVDSGLNGLATALEALDQSLTRVITGQIKLDDPGLSQRSQWSLLNSLQFWRVLSPELDQLLSQRIQRFQQRQWLLSTFVLATLAIAVYLFWGFYASVMATIASLSSAAEKMVAGRETKAVELQTQDEMAEVVHAFNTVADALCCLTEKLQDENLRLEAEIDITRQLQQMLMPSEQELAAVAGLEIAGFMEPATEVGGDYYDVLQTNGQVRISIGDVTGHDLESSLVMIMAQTALRTLLEHGVTDPVKLLSAMNRTIYENTRRMGSSKNMTLSLLQYEAGLIRLSGQHEEVLIIRSTGETEQIDTFELGFPLGLEQDISAFVTEREISLNSGDLAVLYTDGITEAMNGQREFYGIERLQTVLSLYRHQTPEEIRHQAIADLKHFLGDQPAEDDVTLLILKQKSSSEESVGRQHHC; encoded by the coding sequence ATGGAGCCGGTAACTCTGGGGCAAAGGGTGCTCAAACCAGCGGTGGGCTTGATCAATCGTTTGCACTATCCCCAAAAATTTGCCCTGATTAGTGTTTGCTTTTTGCTTCCCTTGGGTTTGGCTATTTTTCTTTTGCTGTCGGAAATCCAGGGTCAAATTCAGTTTGCCCAACTGGAACGTCAGGGTTTGGCCTACCTGAATCCTCTCCAACAACTACAGCAAACGGTGTTGATGCAACCCCTCACTTCCCTGGGGTCCGCCCATTGGCAAACTCCTATGGATCAATTAGACCAGGCCCAAGCCCGCTGGGGAGAACAGTTAGCCACAGCAACAGACTACGGTGACCTAGAGCAAGCTTTAGCAACCGTTGGGGAGATCAGAAAACAAGAAACACTGGAGCACATCCTCCAGGCGATCGCCGTTCTGCGGGCCAAGGTAGGCAACCAATCTAACCTGATCCTCGATCCGGATTTGGATAGTTATTACCTGATGGAAGCCCTATTGCTGAAATTGCCCCAGATTCAGACCGATTTAGCTCATTTGGGCGATATTATCGCCACCCATAGGGGTTCGGGACTTTCCCCTGGGGAGGAATCCCAATTATTGGTGATTAAAGCCCAGTTAGACCAGTTGAGAACCAGTTTGGTAAACAACCTTGGGGTGGCCTTTAGCCACAATGCCAATGAACAATTACAACCCAGGGTAGATAGTGGCCTGAACGGTTTGGCCACCGCTCTGGAAGCGTTGGATCAAAGTTTAACCAGGGTAATTACGGGGCAAATCAAGCTCGATGATCCAGGGTTAAGTCAGCGGAGCCAATGGAGTTTACTGAACAGTTTGCAGTTTTGGCGGGTGCTTAGTCCCGAATTAGACCAGTTATTGTCCCAAAGGATTCAGCGGTTCCAGCAACGGCAATGGCTCCTCAGCACCTTCGTTTTAGCCACCTTGGCGATCGCCGTTTATCTCTTTTGGGGCTTTTATGCCAGCGTTATGGCCACCATTGCCAGTTTGAGTAGTGCGGCGGAAAAAATGGTGGCGGGGAGGGAAACGAAAGCGGTGGAATTGCAAACCCAGGACGAAATGGCAGAGGTGGTCCATGCTTTTAACACGGTGGCCGATGCCCTCTGTTGCCTGACGGAGAAATTACAGGACGAAAATTTACGGTTGGAAGCGGAAATCGACATTACCCGACAATTGCAACAGATGCTAATGCCTTCGGAACAGGAATTAGCGGCGGTGGCAGGGCTAGAAATTGCTGGTTTCATGGAGCCCGCCACTGAGGTGGGAGGAGATTATTACGACGTATTGCAAACCAACGGTCAAGTTCGCATCAGCATTGGGGATGTCACCGGCCATGACCTAGAAAGTAGTTTGGTGATGATTATGGCCCAAACCGCCCTGCGGACTTTGTTAGAACATGGGGTAACAGATCCGGTCAAATTGTTGAGTGCCATGAACCGTACCATCTACGAAAACACCAGGCGCATGGGGTCTTCTAAAAATATGACCTTAAGCTTGTTGCAATATGAAGCGGGGCTAATCCGTTTGAGTGGGCAACATGAGGAGGTGTTGATTATCCGCAGCACTGGGGAAACGGAACAGATTGATACTTTTGAATTGGGTTTCCCCCTGGGTTTGGAACAAGATATTAGTGCCTTTGTGACGGAGCGGGAAATTAGTTTAAATAGCGGTGATTTGGCTGTGCTCTACACCGATGGCATCACCGAAGCAATGAATGGTCAGAGGGAATTTTATGGCATAGAACGGCTCCAAACAGTGCTTTCCCTATACCGACACCAGACCCCGGAGGAAATTCGTCACCAGGCGATCGCCGATTTGAAACATTTTTTGGGAGATCAACCGGCGGAGGATGATGTCACCCTATTGATTCTCAAACAAAAGTCGTCATCGGAAGAATCTGTGGGGAGACAACACCATTGCTGA
- a CDS encoding photosystem II manganese-stabilizing polypeptide → MRFRPSIMALLSVCFGLLTFFYSGSAFAVDKSQLTYDDILNTGLANVCPEISSFTRGTIEVEPNSKYFVSDFCMEPQEYFVKEEPVNKRQKPEYVKGKVLTRQTTSLEQIRGTIAVAADGTLTFKEKDGIDFQPITVLLPGGEEVPFFFTVKNFTGTTEPGFTSINSSTDFVGDFNVPSYRGAGFLDPKARGLYTGYDNAVALPSAADNFRTNKKETPLGKGTLSLQVTQVDGSTGEIAGIFESEQPSDTDLGAKEPLDVKVRGIFYGRVDTDA, encoded by the coding sequence ATGAGGTTTCGTCCGTCTATTATGGCTTTGCTTTCAGTCTGCTTTGGTCTACTAACGTTTTTCTATAGCGGCAGTGCCTTTGCGGTTGATAAGAGCCAGCTTACCTACGATGACATTCTAAATACGGGCCTAGCTAACGTTTGCCCTGAAATTTCTTCCTTCACCAGAGGCACCATTGAGGTGGAACCGAATAGTAAATATTTCGTTTCCGACTTCTGCATGGAACCCCAGGAGTATTTTGTTAAGGAAGAACCCGTTAATAAACGCCAAAAGCCTGAATACGTTAAAGGTAAGGTTCTGACCCGTCAAACCACTAGCCTAGAACAAATCCGGGGCACCATTGCCGTGGCTGCTGATGGCACGCTGACTTTTAAAGAGAAAGATGGCATTGATTTCCAACCAATCACGGTGTTGTTACCCGGTGGTGAAGAAGTACCCTTCTTTTTCACGGTGAAAAATTTCACTGGCACAACGGAGCCTGGTTTCACTTCCATCAACAGTTCCACGGATTTTGTTGGCGACTTCAACGTACCTTCCTACCGGGGTGCTGGTTTCTTGGATCCCAAAGCCCGGGGTCTGTATACCGGCTATGACAATGCGGTAGCTCTGCCTTCGGCGGCGGACAATTTCCGTACTAATAAGAAGGAAACCCCCTTGGGTAAAGGAACCCTTTCCTTGCAGGTGACCCAGGTTGATGGTTCCACTGGGGAAATTGCCGGTATTTTTGAAAGTGAGCAACCTTCCGACACCGATTTGGGTGCGAAGGAACCCCTCGATGTTAAAGTCCGGGGTATTTTCTACGGTCGGGTTGACACCGATGCTTAA
- a CDS encoding calcium-binding protein — translation MAIVNGTPQNDNNTGASFGGFLGLVLQTKNFRPALIGTLGDDQIFGDAGNDILVGLTGDDLLDGGTGADTMFGGFGDDVYIVDNVGDLVGEWLNTDGTDLVKSSVTYSLNGPTFSLPGISGVANNAAAALPVIGLGLEYLPYLALTLLPLTPQFIENLTLTGTDNIDGEGNALDNVITGNSGNNKLFGLAGDDVFIASTGDDTIDGGGDYDTADYSSVAGAITLNGTGDLTLTVVKPSGTDTLLNIEEVIADASASNNTIDFSGADPGITINVDLSADSILISGASNLQTLVKVVNFDDVTGTSGDDTITGDDQANNLFGGSGNDSIYGGEGDDNINGNMGDDLLYGDIGNDTVRGGKDNDTVYGGEGDDLLYGDLGNDSVFGEAGNDTLYGGDGNDTLDGGCGDDLISGGAEKDILTGGSGNDLFDYTTLTDSRIGISWFNVNLSKVDVITDFKIGEDKFLVQSAPTNNGFFSPAVRHLNVNSIFGLGATVLGLATLGAYDAAQITVGSGLGARTFVAINNGSFGFNANTDAFIELTNFSGKLSVSDFATPVV, via the coding sequence ATGGCTATCGTTAACGGTACTCCCCAAAACGACAACAACACCGGTGCATCCTTCGGGGGTTTTTTAGGCTTAGTTTTGCAGACCAAAAACTTTCGTCCGGCTTTAATTGGCACCCTAGGGGACGATCAAATCTTTGGTGACGCAGGAAATGACATCCTGGTAGGATTAACGGGGGATGATCTTTTAGACGGTGGTACCGGCGCTGACACCATGTTCGGCGGCTTCGGTGACGATGTTTACATCGTAGACAATGTTGGTGATTTAGTTGGAGAGTGGCTAAACACAGATGGTACAGATTTAGTCAAGTCTTCAGTGACCTATTCATTAAACGGTCCGACTTTTTCTTTGCCCGGTATCAGCGGAGTTGCAAACAATGCTGCTGCTGCTTTGCCCGTAATCGGCCTAGGTTTGGAGTATTTACCCTATCTTGCACTGACCTTGCTTCCGTTAACTCCTCAATTTATCGAAAATCTAACTCTAACGGGCACGGATAACATTGACGGTGAGGGTAATGCCCTAGACAACGTCATCACCGGTAACTCGGGAAATAACAAACTATTTGGCTTGGCCGGAGATGATGTCTTCATCGCTAGTACTGGCGATGATACCATTGATGGGGGCGGCGACTATGACACTGCCGACTACAGCAGTGTGGCGGGAGCGATCACATTAAACGGAACTGGCGATCTGACCCTAACCGTTGTGAAGCCATCTGGAACAGACACTCTCCTCAACATTGAAGAGGTGATTGCCGATGCTAGTGCGAGCAATAACACCATCGACTTTTCCGGTGCTGATCCAGGTATTACCATCAACGTAGATTTAAGTGCGGATAGTATCTTAATTTCTGGTGCATCTAACCTTCAGACTTTAGTCAAGGTGGTTAACTTTGATGATGTTACTGGTACTAGTGGCGACGACACCATTACCGGTGATGACCAAGCCAACAATTTGTTCGGTGGTAGCGGAAACGACAGCATATACGGTGGTGAGGGTGATGACAACATAAACGGCAATATGGGCGATGACCTCCTATACGGTGATATAGGTAATGATACCGTCAGGGGAGGCAAGGACAATGATACTGTCTATGGCGGAGAGGGCGATGATCTCCTATACGGTGATCTAGGGAACGACAGTGTGTTCGGTGAGGCTGGCAATGACACCCTATACGGTGGTGATGGCAATGACACTCTAGATGGCGGTTGTGGAGATGATTTAATCTCCGGTGGCGCAGAGAAGGATATTCTAACTGGTGGTTCCGGTAATGATCTGTTTGACTACACCACTTTGACCGACTCACGGATCGGCATTTCCTGGTTCAACGTTAATCTGTCCAAAGTTGATGTGATCACCGATTTTAAAATTGGTGAAGATAAGTTCTTAGTTCAATCCGCACCAACCAATAACGGTTTCTTTTCTCCTGCTGTTCGCCATCTGAACGTCAACAGCATCTTTGGACTAGGAGCAACAGTGCTTGGCTTGGCAACCCTGGGAGCCTATGATGCTGCTCAAATTACCGTAGGTAGTGGCTTAGGAGCGCGAACCTTTGTTGCCATCAATAATGGTTCGTTTGGCTTCAATGCCAACACCGATGCCTTTATTGAGCTGACCAACTTCAGCGGTAAGTTGTCGGTTAGTGATTTTGCTACCCCGGTCGTCTAG
- a CDS encoding GTP-binding protein, whose product MPLPRLLTIVLAVSFILGMVIWLIDAILRLYSQVAWTSPFLANIVILLIIGVLTLLIATFFYYFNLANQPKDSAGKKRRRIKLPEQKTETAAANLQAVRRQMQQIQDQVAQRALLEKTRLIEAQLKRGNLNLVVFGTGAAGKTSLVNALLGQIQGEVAPTMGTTTAGEKYYLYLDGVSRDLEITDTPGILEAGVRGTERETAARQLATEADLLLFVVDNDLRQSEYEPLRALAKIGKRSLLILNKADLYPPEEVEILLQTLRQRVKGFIPPEDVVAIAARPQDVAIQPGLMMRPDPEIEPLVKRLVAVLRSDGDDLMADNILLQSQRLGDEARQIIEQQRQREAMKIIDRYQWIGAGAIAVTPLPVIDLLATTAINAQMVVEIGRVYGCEIDGDRGKELAISLGKTFVGLGIVKGAVELMAQAMQLQLTTYIIGKAIQGITAGYLTRIAGKSFIQYFRQDQDWGDGGVAEVVQQQFQLSRKDEFIQAFVQQAIAKVVEPLEDFWVKETVDSPPEQLEPLPELENLIALEEELIEATPPEPEVYRTRYADWDSPPPQRQDDW is encoded by the coding sequence ATGCCCCTACCTCGTTTACTGACTATAGTTCTGGCTGTCAGCTTCATTTTGGGGATGGTGATTTGGCTCATTGATGCTATTCTGCGGCTTTACTCCCAGGTGGCTTGGACTTCCCCTTTTTTGGCAAATATTGTCATTTTGCTAATTATCGGGGTACTCACCCTGTTGATTGCCACTTTTTTCTACTATTTCAACCTGGCTAACCAGCCCAAGGATAGTGCAGGTAAAAAACGGCGGCGCATTAAATTACCGGAGCAAAAAACGGAAACGGCGGCGGCCAATTTGCAGGCAGTGCGGCGGCAGATGCAACAGATTCAAGACCAGGTAGCCCAAAGGGCCCTTCTGGAAAAAACTCGCTTAATTGAAGCCCAATTAAAACGGGGCAATTTAAATTTAGTTGTCTTTGGCACTGGAGCGGCGGGAAAAACCTCTTTGGTCAATGCTTTATTAGGCCAAATCCAAGGGGAAGTGGCCCCGACCATGGGTACTACTACTGCGGGGGAAAAATATTACCTTTACCTGGATGGGGTAAGCCGGGATTTGGAAATTACGGACACACCGGGCATTTTGGAGGCGGGGGTACGGGGGACAGAACGGGAAACGGCGGCTCGACAATTGGCCACGGAGGCGGATCTACTTTTGTTTGTGGTGGATAATGACCTACGCCAGTCGGAATATGAACCCCTCAGGGCGTTGGCTAAAATTGGCAAACGTTCCCTATTAATTCTCAACAAGGCTGATCTGTACCCCCCGGAGGAGGTGGAAATACTTTTGCAGACCCTCCGGCAACGGGTCAAAGGCTTTATTCCCCCGGAAGATGTGGTGGCGATCGCCGCTCGACCCCAGGATGTGGCCATTCAACCGGGGTTAATGATGAGGCCCGATCCGGAAATTGAGCCTTTGGTGAAACGTTTGGTGGCTGTGCTCCGCAGTGATGGGGATGACCTGATGGCGGATAACATTCTGTTGCAGTCCCAACGGCTGGGGGATGAAGCTCGGCAAATTATTGAACAACAACGGCAACGGGAAGCGATGAAAATTATTGACCGTTACCAGTGGATTGGGGCCGGGGCCATTGCGGTTACACCTCTGCCGGTGATTGATCTTTTAGCGACTACGGCCATCAATGCCCAAATGGTGGTGGAGATCGGTCGGGTCTATGGCTGTGAAATCGACGGCGATCGGGGTAAGGAGTTGGCCATTTCCCTGGGTAAAACCTTTGTGGGTTTAGGCATTGTCAAAGGAGCGGTGGAGTTGATGGCCCAAGCAATGCAGTTGCAACTCACCACCTACATCATCGGCAAAGCGATCCAGGGCATAACCGCAGGCTATCTAACCCGCATTGCTGGTAAAAGTTTTATTCAATATTTTCGCCAGGACCAGGACTGGGGCGATGGTGGTGTGGCGGAAGTGGTGCAACAGCAATTTCAACTCAGTCGCAAAGATGAATTTATCCAAGCCTTTGTTCAGCAGGCGATCGCCAAGGTGGTGGAACCCCTGGAGGATTTTTGGGTTAAAGAGACCGTTGACAGTCCCCCAGAACAGCTAGAACCGTTGCCAGAATTAGAGAATTTAATTGCTTTGGAAGAAGAATTAATCGAAGCCACCCCACCGGAGCCGGAAGTTTACCGTACCCGTTACGCCGATTGGGATAGTCCCCCACCCCAACGCCAGGATGATTGGTGA
- a CDS encoding DEAD/DEAH box helicase, with amino-acid sequence MATIHGNWQPSHGENSGKLFLWADTWGTPLPETVGDRHPFALDPPALVQTWSNVPLAFPPEDKVTEQTLTLHLPSHRQQKTSLPFVTGQDPVAMDAKYLHWRSWQVTGVNLTPSQTLTLLQSLPLGGQALANLGSEFYFYGQLQRWCLDLVLRGKFVPGLEQRGEDGNYYAQWIPILDSIQDQTHLAQFSQRVPACALANLAGPQETQMLVVDLLQQLLQAQIGTVSPSLANVKEAWLNDWLRGLTHGGQTSLGYGKALQRLATSLDHWYLPVQNYLGRKNNQALAQRQWRGALRLQPPVDDAEGTWRLDYGLQALDDGEFWLPAASLWAMAGDRLVWQGRRVDQGAESLLRGLGVAAQIYEPIAKSLTERCPTGCGLDAIQAYEFILAIAHQLRDRGLGVILPPGLERGGTAKRLGVKVVGEVQRQRGQRLTLQSLINYDLQLVMGSGDNARLLTAKDFEALLAQKSPLVVLDGEWITLQPADVRAAKAILQQQQSASPLTVEDALRLSIGDLQTVSKLPVTQFAARGILQELIDTLRNPEGVKAIATPPGFQGTLRPYQARGVGWLAFLERWGLGACLADDMGLGKTPQLLAFLLHLAAEDMLVKPVLIVCPTSVLSNWCHEINKFAPQLQTVLHHGDRRKKGQPLVKQVKDQQIVLTSYALLQRDFSSLKLVDWQGIVLDEAQNIKNPQAKQSQAARQLPAGFRIALTGTPVENRLTELWSILEFLNPGFLGNQSFFQRRFANPIEKFGDRQSLLILRNLVRPFILRRLKTDQTIIQDLPEKQEMTVFCDLSQEQAGLYQQLVEESLTAIADSEGIQRHGLVLTLLTKLKQVCNHPDLLLKKTKITHGHHSGKLIRLAEMLEEIISEGDRALIFTQFASWGHLLKPYLEKYFNQEVLYLHGGTPAAQRQALVERFQQDPHSPHLFILSLKAGGTGLNLTRANHVFHVDRWWNPAVENQATDRAFRIGQTRNVQVHKFVCTGTLEEKINAMMADKQQLAEQTVDAGENWLTRLDTDKLRQLLTLSATPVDYQAEASD; translated from the coding sequence ATGGCGACTATCCACGGTAATTGGCAACCTTCCCACGGGGAAAACAGCGGCAAACTTTTTCTTTGGGCCGATACCTGGGGTACTCCTCTACCGGAAACCGTCGGCGATCGCCATCCCTTTGCGTTAGACCCACCGGCATTGGTTCAAACTTGGTCGAATGTGCCCCTTGCTTTTCCCCCAGAGGACAAGGTAACGGAGCAAACTTTAACACTGCATTTACCAAGCCATCGTCAGCAAAAAACTTCCCTGCCCTTTGTTACAGGGCAAGACCCCGTGGCCATGGATGCGAAATATCTCCACTGGCGATCGTGGCAAGTAACTGGGGTGAATCTGACCCCAAGCCAGACGTTAACGTTACTGCAATCTCTTCCCCTGGGGGGTCAAGCCTTAGCTAACTTAGGATCGGAATTCTACTTTTATGGTCAACTGCAGCGCTGGTGCTTAGATTTGGTCCTACGGGGTAAATTTGTGCCGGGGCTGGAGCAAAGGGGGGAGGACGGTAATTACTATGCCCAATGGATTCCCATCCTCGATAGCATTCAAGACCAAACCCATTTAGCCCAATTTAGTCAGAGGGTTCCGGCCTGTGCCTTGGCCAACCTGGCGGGCCCCCAGGAGACCCAAATGTTGGTGGTGGATTTACTACAACAATTATTGCAAGCCCAAATTGGTACCGTCAGTCCCAGCCTAGCCAATGTTAAAGAAGCCTGGTTGAATGATTGGCTCCGGGGATTAACCCATGGGGGGCAAACCTCCCTCGGTTATGGTAAAGCCTTACAACGATTAGCCACATCCTTAGACCATTGGTATCTGCCAGTCCAGAATTATTTAGGTCGTAAAAATAACCAAGCCCTAGCCCAAAGGCAATGGCGGGGTGCTCTGCGGTTACAGCCTCCGGTGGATGATGCGGAGGGAACTTGGCGACTCGATTATGGCTTACAAGCCCTGGATGATGGGGAATTTTGGCTACCGGCGGCTTCCCTCTGGGCCATGGCCGGCGATCGCCTGGTGTGGCAGGGAAGGAGGGTTGACCAGGGTGCGGAAAGTTTATTGCGGGGGTTGGGGGTGGCGGCCCAAATTTACGAACCCATTGCTAAAAGTTTGACGGAACGCTGTCCCACGGGTTGTGGGCTAGATGCCATCCAAGCCTATGAATTTATCCTGGCCATTGCCCATCAGTTGCGAGATCGGGGTCTGGGGGTAATTCTACCACCGGGGTTAGAACGGGGCGGCACCGCCAAACGATTGGGGGTAAAAGTAGTGGGGGAAGTGCAACGGCAAAGGGGCCAGCGGCTAACTCTGCAAAGTTTAATTAACTATGACCTGCAATTGGTGATGGGTAGCGGGGACAATGCCCGGTTATTGACTGCCAAAGACTTTGAGGCGTTGCTGGCCCAAAAATCTCCCCTGGTGGTGCTGGATGGGGAATGGATTACCCTGCAACCGGCGGACGTGCGGGCGGCCAAAGCGATTCTACAGCAACAACAGTCTGCTTCGCCCCTAACGGTGGAAGATGCTCTGCGCCTCAGCATTGGCGATTTACAAACCGTCTCTAAACTGCCGGTGACTCAGTTTGCCGCCCGGGGGATATTACAGGAATTAATCGATACCCTCCGCAATCCCGAAGGAGTGAAGGCCATTGCCACCCCACCGGGTTTTCAGGGTACTTTACGGCCCTACCAAGCTAGGGGGGTAGGCTGGTTAGCTTTTCTGGAACGATGGGGGCTGGGGGCTTGTTTAGCGGACGATATGGGGCTGGGGAAAACCCCCCAATTGCTGGCTTTTCTGCTCCATTTAGCTGCCGAAGATATGTTGGTTAAGCCGGTGCTGATTGTTTGCCCTACTTCCGTACTAAGTAATTGGTGCCACGAAATTAACAAATTTGCCCCCCAACTACAAACCGTTCTGCACCATGGCGATCGCCGTAAAAAGGGGCAACCGTTGGTGAAACAGGTCAAAGATCAACAGATTGTCCTTACCAGTTACGCTCTGTTGCAGAGGGATTTTAGCAGTCTGAAATTGGTGGACTGGCAGGGGATAGTGCTGGACGAAGCCCAAAATATCAAAAATCCCCAGGCCAAACAGTCCCAGGCGGCCCGGCAATTGCCAGCGGGTTTTCGCATTGCCCTCACGGGGACTCCGGTGGAAAATCGATTGACGGAACTGTGGTCTATTTTGGAATTTTTAAATCCCGGCTTCCTGGGCAATCAGAGTTTTTTCCAACGACGCTTTGCCAATCCCATCGAAAAATTTGGCGATCGCCAGTCGTTGCTGATTTTGCGTAATTTGGTGCGGCCGTTTATTTTGCGACGCTTAAAAACAGACCAAACCATTATCCAAGACCTGCCAGAAAAGCAGGAAATGACTGTATTCTGCGACCTTTCCCAGGAGCAAGCTGGTTTATACCAACAGTTGGTGGAGGAATCCCTCACGGCGATCGCCGACAGTGAAGGCATTCAACGGCACGGTTTAGTTCTCACCCTATTGACTAAGCTCAAACAGGTTTGTAACCATCCCGATCTATTGCTCAAAAAAACGAAAATTACCCACGGGCACCACTCCGGCAAACTGATCCGTTTAGCAGAAATGCTCGAAGAAATCATCAGCGAAGGCGATCGAGCACTAATTTTTACCCAATTTGCCAGTTGGGGCCATCTGCTCAAACCCTATCTGGAAAAATACTTTAACCAAGAGGTGCTCTATCTCCACGGGGGCACTCCAGCAGCTCAACGGCAAGCTTTGGTGGAACGGTTCCAGCAGGACCCCCACAGTCCCCATTTATTTATTCTTTCCCTCAAGGCCGGGGGCACAGGGTTGAATCTCACCAGGGCTAACCATGTGTTCCATGTGGACCGGTGGTGGAATCCGGCGGTGGAAAACCAGGCTACGGATCGAGCTTTTCGCATTGGCCAAACCCGCAACGTCCAGGTGCACAAATTTGTTTGCACAGGCACTCTGGAAGAAAAAATCAACGCCATGATGGCCGACAAACAACAATTAGCAGAACAAACCGTGGATGCGGGGGAAAATTGGCTTACCCGTCTGGATACCGACAAACTCCGTCAGTTGCTTACCCTCTCCGCCACCCCAGTGGACTACCAAGCCGAGGCATCGGATTGA
- a CDS encoding DUF2993 domain-containing protein → MEWFAIALSTFLTFLAPINFIGDQVIANQIRQRVHRVEDLSVRVDNAPNYQLIQGKIQRVRLASRGLEILPSLRIEQLQLETDPIDVDLQALRENRNLPGLRQALRQPFQGAAELVLTEADVNKALQNPTVKERLQKQIDQRVPADVPRFQLLNAQVDFLEGDRLGINLELGQQLEPNAELEKLAIAIETGISIQNGDRLILVDPSAILNGRRINTNVLSSIIGSFSDNLSLKRLENRGITARILRYDISPDEFSFSAFGSIAPEK, encoded by the coding sequence ATGGAATGGTTCGCCATTGCTCTGTCCACTTTTCTCACCTTCCTTGCTCCCATCAACTTCATCGGCGATCAAGTCATAGCCAACCAGATTCGCCAGCGGGTTCATCGGGTGGAAGACCTATCCGTGCGGGTGGATAATGCCCCCAACTACCAACTGATCCAGGGCAAAATCCAGCGGGTTCGCCTTGCCAGTCGGGGTCTGGAAATATTGCCCAGCCTACGGATTGAACAACTGCAATTGGAAACCGATCCCATTGACGTGGATTTGCAAGCTCTGCGGGAAAATCGCAACCTCCCGGGGTTGAGACAAGCCCTACGGCAACCATTCCAGGGAGCGGCGGAACTGGTGCTCACCGAAGCAGATGTCAATAAAGCTCTGCAAAATCCCACTGTTAAAGAACGGTTACAAAAACAAATTGACCAAAGGGTGCCGGCAGATGTACCTCGATTTCAACTGCTCAATGCCCAGGTGGATTTCCTCGAAGGCGATCGCCTAGGTATTAACTTAGAATTGGGGCAACAACTAGAACCCAATGCTGAGCTAGAAAAATTAGCCATTGCCATCGAAACTGGTATTTCCATCCAAAACGGCGATCGATTAATCCTGGTGGACCCCAGTGCTATTCTCAATGGCCGCCGTATCAACACTAATGTTCTCAGTAGCATCATCGGCAGTTTTAGCGATAACCTCAGCCTAAAAAGATTAGAAAACCGGGGCATCACCGCCAGAATTTTACGGTATGACATCAGCCCGGACGAATTTAGCTTTAGCGCCTTTGGTAGCATTGCACCGGAAAAATAA